In the Juglans microcarpa x Juglans regia isolate MS1-56 chromosome 6D, Jm3101_v1.0, whole genome shotgun sequence genome, one interval contains:
- the LOC121235919 gene encoding NADH kinase isoform X2: MARRRLLLLLKPFDLYSMRQSNSHSRATNPQMLHYSENRRKAHMDAIKFCQDILQQKPVDWEPILRNNLSQPIRNVDLVITVGGDGTLLQASHFMDDSVPILGVNSDPTRIEEVEQFSNEFDANRSTGHLCAATVNNFQQVLDNVLEGRKAPSDLARISTYVNSKLLSTYALNDILIAHPCPAALSRFSFKIKRDDQPFSPLVNCRSSGLRVSTAAGSTAAMLSAGGFQMPILSRDLQYMVREPISPGAGSSLMHGLIKSDQYIEVAWFCNKGVIYIDGSHVCYPIQNGDTIEVSPKAPILKIFLPDHLLAQSICT; the protein is encoded by the exons ATGGCGAGGAGGAGACTCTTGTTGCTGTTGAAGCCGTTCGACCTTTACTCAATGCGCCAATCAAACAGTCATTCTCGGGCCACCAACCCCCAG ATGTTACATTACTCAGAGAATAGGCGTAAGGCCCACATGGATGCCATAAAATTCTGTCAGGATATTCTGCAGCAGAAGCCAGTTGATTGGGAACCCATATTACGTAACAATCTATCACAGCCTATCCGTAATGTGGACCTTGTTATTACAGTTGGTGGCGATGGCACTCTTTTGCAGGCCAGCCATTTCATGGATGATTCTGTTCCAATTCTCGGAGTGAATTCCGACCCCACACGAATTGAAGAG GTGGAACAGTTCAGTAATGAGTTTGATGCCAATAGGAGCACTGGCCATCTTTGTGCAGCAACTGTCAACAACTTTCAACAG GTACTAGACAACGTCCTCGAGGGTCGTAAGGCTCCTTCGGACTTAGCAAGGATATCAACATATGTAAACTCAAAACTGCTGTCAACATATGCTCTTAATGATATCTTAATTGCACATCCATGTCCAGCAGCACTTTCTCGGTTCTCATTCAA AATTAAAAGAGATGACCAGCCATTTTCCCCTTTAGTGAACTGTCGGTCAAGTGGTCTCAGAGTTTCAACAGCTGCCGGTTCAACGGCTGCGATGCTCTCTGCTGGTGGATTTCAAATGCCAATTTTATCTCGGGATCTCCAGTACATGGTAAGAGAACCCATTTCTCCTGGGGCAGGCTCTAGCTTGATGCACGGATTAATAAAATCTGATCAGTACATTGAGGTCGCATGGTTTTGTAACAAGGGTGTGATATACATTGATGGTTCTCATGTTTGCTATCCTATCCAAAATGGGGATACTATTGAAGTATCTCCCAAGGCCccaattctaaaaatatttttgcctGACCATTTATTAGCACAGAGTATATGCACATAA
- the LOC121235921 gene encoding E3 ubiquitin-protein ligase CCNB1IP1 homolog isoform X3, translated as MRCNACWRELEGRAISTTCGHLLCTDDASKILSNDGACPICDQVLSKSLMKPVDINPNDEWINMAMAGISPQILMKSAYRSVMFYIGQKELEMQFKMNRIVAQCRQKCEAMQEKFTEKLEQVHTAYQKMAKRCQMMEQEIESLSKDKQELQEKFSEKSRQKRKLDEMYDQLRSEYESTKRSAIQPAGNFYPRNEPDLFASPANILDNRDAVRKGPREDVWPARQNSSNSGPFDISVGSPAKQPAIPTDAGNRRVSSQAVFGAGASNPSTTLRNLILSPIKRPQLSRNRPHMFTF; from the exons ATGAGATGCAATGCGTGTTGGCGAGAGCTGGAAGGGCGAGCCATTTCCACCACATGTGGTCACCTTCTGT GCACGGATGATGCTAGCAAGATCCTCAGTAACGATGGAGCATGTCCCATTTGTGACCAAGTGCTCTCTAAGAG TCTTATGAAACCTGTGGATATCAATCCAAACGATGAATGGATAAAT ATGGCCATGGCTGGAATATCTCCACAGATAT TGATGAAGAGTGCATACAGAAGTGTGATGTTCTACATCGGGCAAAAGGAATTGGAAATGCAGTTCAAGATGAACAGAATAGTTGCTCAATGCCGGCAGAAATGTGAAGCAATGCAAGAAAAGTTCACAGAAAAACTGGAGCAGGTGCATACTGCATACCAAAAAATGGCCAAGAGGTGCCAAATGATGGAGCAAGAGATTGAGAGCTTGTCAAAGGATAAGCAGGAGCTCCAGGAAAAGTTCTCAGAGAAATCCAG GCAGAAGAGAAAGCTAGATGAAATGTATGATCAATTGAGAAGTGAGTATGAGTCAACGAAACGATCGGCCATCCAGCCTGCTGGCAACTTTTATCCAAGAAATGAACCTGATTTGTTCGCTAGCCCTGCTAACATATTGGATAACAGAGACGCCGTCAGAAAag GGCCTAGAGAGGATGTGTGGCCAGCGAGGCAGAATAGCTCAAACTCTGGCCCCTTTGATATCTCTGTTGGCTCACCAGCAAAACAACCAGCCATCCCAACTGATGCCGGTAACAGAAGGGTTAGTTCTCAAGCTGTTTTTGGAGCTGGAGCAAGTAACCCCTCAACGACTTTGAGGAACTTGATACTCTCCCCAATTAAGAGGCCTCAGCTCTCTCGTAACCGCCCTCACATGTTTAC GTTTTAG
- the LOC121235921 gene encoding E3 ubiquitin-protein ligase CCNB1IP1 homolog isoform X4: MRCNACWRELEGRAISTTCGHLLCTDDASKILSNDGACPICDQVLSKSLMKPVDINPNDEWINMAMAGISPQILMKSAYRSVMFYIGQKELEMQFKMNRIVAQCRQKCEAMQEKFTEKLEQVHTAYQKMAKRCQMMEQEIESLSKDKQELQEKFSEKSRQKRKLDEMYDQLRSEYESTKRSAIQPAGNFYPRNEPDLFASPANILDNRDAVRKGPREDVWPARQNSSNSGPFDISVGSPAKQPAIPTDAGNRRVSSQAVFGAGASNPSTTLRNLILSPIKRPQLSRNRPHMFT; this comes from the exons ATGAGATGCAATGCGTGTTGGCGAGAGCTGGAAGGGCGAGCCATTTCCACCACATGTGGTCACCTTCTGT GCACGGATGATGCTAGCAAGATCCTCAGTAACGATGGAGCATGTCCCATTTGTGACCAAGTGCTCTCTAAGAG TCTTATGAAACCTGTGGATATCAATCCAAACGATGAATGGATAAAT ATGGCCATGGCTGGAATATCTCCACAGATAT TGATGAAGAGTGCATACAGAAGTGTGATGTTCTACATCGGGCAAAAGGAATTGGAAATGCAGTTCAAGATGAACAGAATAGTTGCTCAATGCCGGCAGAAATGTGAAGCAATGCAAGAAAAGTTCACAGAAAAACTGGAGCAGGTGCATACTGCATACCAAAAAATGGCCAAGAGGTGCCAAATGATGGAGCAAGAGATTGAGAGCTTGTCAAAGGATAAGCAGGAGCTCCAGGAAAAGTTCTCAGAGAAATCCAG GCAGAAGAGAAAGCTAGATGAAATGTATGATCAATTGAGAAGTGAGTATGAGTCAACGAAACGATCGGCCATCCAGCCTGCTGGCAACTTTTATCCAAGAAATGAACCTGATTTGTTCGCTAGCCCTGCTAACATATTGGATAACAGAGACGCCGTCAGAAAag GGCCTAGAGAGGATGTGTGGCCAGCGAGGCAGAATAGCTCAAACTCTGGCCCCTTTGATATCTCTGTTGGCTCACCAGCAAAACAACCAGCCATCCCAACTGATGCCGGTAACAGAAGGGTTAGTTCTCAAGCTGTTTTTGGAGCTGGAGCAAGTAACCCCTCAACGACTTTGAGGAACTTGATACTCTCCCCAATTAAGAGGCCTCAGCTCTCTCGTAACCGCCCTCACATGTTTACGTAA
- the LOC121235921 gene encoding E3 ubiquitin-protein ligase CCNB1IP1 homolog isoform X2, giving the protein MRCNACWRELEGRAISTTCGHLLCTDDASKILSNDGACPICDQVLSKSLMKPVDINPNDEWINMAMAGISPQILMKSAYRSVMFYIGQKELEMQFKMNRIVAQCRQKCEAMQEKFTEKLEQVHTAYQKMAKRCQMMEQEIESLSKDKQELQEKFSEKSRQKRKLDEMYDQLRSEYESTKRSAIQPAGNFYPRNEPDLFASPANILDNRDAVRKGWPLFTPDTPGPREDVWPARQNSSNSGPFDISVGSPAKQPAIPTDAGNRRVSSQAVFGAGASNPSTTLRNLILSPIKRPQLSRNRPHMFT; this is encoded by the exons ATGAGATGCAATGCGTGTTGGCGAGAGCTGGAAGGGCGAGCCATTTCCACCACATGTGGTCACCTTCTGT GCACGGATGATGCTAGCAAGATCCTCAGTAACGATGGAGCATGTCCCATTTGTGACCAAGTGCTCTCTAAGAG TCTTATGAAACCTGTGGATATCAATCCAAACGATGAATGGATAAAT ATGGCCATGGCTGGAATATCTCCACAGATAT TGATGAAGAGTGCATACAGAAGTGTGATGTTCTACATCGGGCAAAAGGAATTGGAAATGCAGTTCAAGATGAACAGAATAGTTGCTCAATGCCGGCAGAAATGTGAAGCAATGCAAGAAAAGTTCACAGAAAAACTGGAGCAGGTGCATACTGCATACCAAAAAATGGCCAAGAGGTGCCAAATGATGGAGCAAGAGATTGAGAGCTTGTCAAAGGATAAGCAGGAGCTCCAGGAAAAGTTCTCAGAGAAATCCAG GCAGAAGAGAAAGCTAGATGAAATGTATGATCAATTGAGAAGTGAGTATGAGTCAACGAAACGATCGGCCATCCAGCCTGCTGGCAACTTTTATCCAAGAAATGAACCTGATTTGTTCGCTAGCCCTGCTAACATATTGGATAACAGAGACGCCGTCAGAAAag GTTGGCCGCTTTTCACTCCTGACACTCCAGGGCCTAGAGAGGATGTGTGGCCAGCGAGGCAGAATAGCTCAAACTCTGGCCCCTTTGATATCTCTGTTGGCTCACCAGCAAAACAACCAGCCATCCCAACTGATGCCGGTAACAGAAGGGTTAGTTCTCAAGCTGTTTTTGGAGCTGGAGCAAGTAACCCCTCAACGACTTTGAGGAACTTGATACTCTCCCCAATTAAGAGGCCTCAGCTCTCTCGTAACCGCCCTCACATGTTTACGTAA
- the LOC121235921 gene encoding E3 ubiquitin-protein ligase CCNB1IP1 homolog isoform X1 gives MRCNACWRELEGRAISTTCGHLLCTDDASKILSNDGACPICDQVLSKSLMKPVDINPNDEWINMAMAGISPQILMKSAYRSVMFYIGQKELEMQFKMNRIVAQCRQKCEAMQEKFTEKLEQVHTAYQKMAKRCQMMEQEIESLSKDKQELQEKFSEKSRQKRKLDEMYDQLRSEYESTKRSAIQPAGNFYPRNEPDLFASPANILDNRDAVRKGWPLFTPDTPGPREDVWPARQNSSNSGPFDISVGSPAKQPAIPTDAGNRRVSSQAVFGAGASNPSTTLRNLILSPIKRPQLSRNRPHMFTF, from the exons ATGAGATGCAATGCGTGTTGGCGAGAGCTGGAAGGGCGAGCCATTTCCACCACATGTGGTCACCTTCTGT GCACGGATGATGCTAGCAAGATCCTCAGTAACGATGGAGCATGTCCCATTTGTGACCAAGTGCTCTCTAAGAG TCTTATGAAACCTGTGGATATCAATCCAAACGATGAATGGATAAAT ATGGCCATGGCTGGAATATCTCCACAGATAT TGATGAAGAGTGCATACAGAAGTGTGATGTTCTACATCGGGCAAAAGGAATTGGAAATGCAGTTCAAGATGAACAGAATAGTTGCTCAATGCCGGCAGAAATGTGAAGCAATGCAAGAAAAGTTCACAGAAAAACTGGAGCAGGTGCATACTGCATACCAAAAAATGGCCAAGAGGTGCCAAATGATGGAGCAAGAGATTGAGAGCTTGTCAAAGGATAAGCAGGAGCTCCAGGAAAAGTTCTCAGAGAAATCCAG GCAGAAGAGAAAGCTAGATGAAATGTATGATCAATTGAGAAGTGAGTATGAGTCAACGAAACGATCGGCCATCCAGCCTGCTGGCAACTTTTATCCAAGAAATGAACCTGATTTGTTCGCTAGCCCTGCTAACATATTGGATAACAGAGACGCCGTCAGAAAag GTTGGCCGCTTTTCACTCCTGACACTCCAGGGCCTAGAGAGGATGTGTGGCCAGCGAGGCAGAATAGCTCAAACTCTGGCCCCTTTGATATCTCTGTTGGCTCACCAGCAAAACAACCAGCCATCCCAACTGATGCCGGTAACAGAAGGGTTAGTTCTCAAGCTGTTTTTGGAGCTGGAGCAAGTAACCCCTCAACGACTTTGAGGAACTTGATACTCTCCCCAATTAAGAGGCCTCAGCTCTCTCGTAACCGCCCTCACATGTTTAC GTTTTAG
- the LOC121235919 gene encoding NADH kinase isoform X1 produces MARRRLLLLLKPFDLYSMRQSNSHSRATNPQTLQMLHYSENRRKAHMDAIKFCQDILQQKPVDWEPILRNNLSQPIRNVDLVITVGGDGTLLQASHFMDDSVPILGVNSDPTRIEEVEQFSNEFDANRSTGHLCAATVNNFQQVLDNVLEGRKAPSDLARISTYVNSKLLSTYALNDILIAHPCPAALSRFSFKIKRDDQPFSPLVNCRSSGLRVSTAAGSTAAMLSAGGFQMPILSRDLQYMVREPISPGAGSSLMHGLIKSDQYIEVAWFCNKGVIYIDGSHVCYPIQNGDTIEVSPKAPILKIFLPDHLLAQSICT; encoded by the exons ATGGCGAGGAGGAGACTCTTGTTGCTGTTGAAGCCGTTCGACCTTTACTCAATGCGCCAATCAAACAGTCATTCTCGGGCCACCAACCCCCAG ACATTGCAGATGTTACATTACTCAGAGAATAGGCGTAAGGCCCACATGGATGCCATAAAATTCTGTCAGGATATTCTGCAGCAGAAGCCAGTTGATTGGGAACCCATATTACGTAACAATCTATCACAGCCTATCCGTAATGTGGACCTTGTTATTACAGTTGGTGGCGATGGCACTCTTTTGCAGGCCAGCCATTTCATGGATGATTCTGTTCCAATTCTCGGAGTGAATTCCGACCCCACACGAATTGAAGAG GTGGAACAGTTCAGTAATGAGTTTGATGCCAATAGGAGCACTGGCCATCTTTGTGCAGCAACTGTCAACAACTTTCAACAG GTACTAGACAACGTCCTCGAGGGTCGTAAGGCTCCTTCGGACTTAGCAAGGATATCAACATATGTAAACTCAAAACTGCTGTCAACATATGCTCTTAATGATATCTTAATTGCACATCCATGTCCAGCAGCACTTTCTCGGTTCTCATTCAA AATTAAAAGAGATGACCAGCCATTTTCCCCTTTAGTGAACTGTCGGTCAAGTGGTCTCAGAGTTTCAACAGCTGCCGGTTCAACGGCTGCGATGCTCTCTGCTGGTGGATTTCAAATGCCAATTTTATCTCGGGATCTCCAGTACATGGTAAGAGAACCCATTTCTCCTGGGGCAGGCTCTAGCTTGATGCACGGATTAATAAAATCTGATCAGTACATTGAGGTCGCATGGTTTTGTAACAAGGGTGTGATATACATTGATGGTTCTCATGTTTGCTATCCTATCCAAAATGGGGATACTATTGAAGTATCTCCCAAGGCCccaattctaaaaatatttttgcctGACCATTTATTAGCACAGAGTATATGCACATAA
- the LOC121234943 gene encoding zinc finger BED domain-containing protein RICESLEEPER 1-like isoform X1 produces the protein MEISNDLAGKKPKRLTSVVWNHFEKVGKAESCYAICIHCNKKLSGSSNSGTTHLRNHLMRCLKRSSTIDVSQLLAAKRKKDTTISTANVSFDEGQIKDDNIKPRILKFDQDQKKDEIINLGSSKFDQERSQIDLARMIILHGYPLAMVDHVGFKVFVKNLQPMFEVVPNSAVEKAFVEIYEKEKLKVYETINKLHGRINLCVEMWSSHENIEYLCLTAHYIDEDWKLQKKILNFVTLDSSHTEDMLPEVINKCVMDWDVDHKLFALTFDDCSTDDEIVLRLKEQISHKRPLLSNGQLFGVRSAAHVINLIVLEAMEALREVIQKIRASVKYVRSSQVTQGKFNEVAQQVGISSKKNLLLDRPFQWNSTYIMLETVLEYRGAFSLLQDHDPAYASALTDTEWEWASSVTGYMKLFVEIINVFSSNKCPTANMYFPEICDVHIQLIEWCKSPDNCLSSMALKMKAKFDKYWSKCSFALAAAAILDPRFKMKLVEYYYSLIYGSAALDRIKEVSDGIRELFNAYSICSTMIDQDSALPGSSLPSTSNDTRDRLRGFDKFLHKTSLSQNEISDLDKYLEEPVFPRSCDFNILNWWKVHMPMYPILSMMARDVLGTSMSTVALESTFSTGGRVLDDCRSSLNADTLQALICTRDWLRIESRGCLSPIQKIVHEERTELGPVILWQKDHSNKITGNLYLDCI, from the exons ATGGAAATATCAAACGACTTGGCTGGCAAGAAACCAAAGCGATTGACGTCTGTGGTTTGGAATCATTTTGAGAAGGTTGGAAAGGCCGAAAGTTGTTATGCCATTTGTATACATTGTAACAAGAAACTCAGTGGCTCAAGTAATAGTGGAACAACACATCTGAGAAACCACTTGATGCGATGTCTGAAAAGATCATCCACTATTGACGTTTCTCAACTACTTGCAGCGAAGAGGAAAAAAGATACTACCATTAGCACAGCAAATGTCAGCTTCGATGAAGGGCAGATAAAAGATGACAATATTAAGCCAAGAATTTTGAAGTTTGATCAGGATCAGAAAAAGGATGAAATCATTAACCTTGGGAGTAGTAAGTTTGATCAGGAGAGGAGTCAGATTGATCTTGCTCGCATGATAATATTACATGGTTACCCATTGGCCATGGTTGACCATGTTGGATTTAAAGTATTTGTCAAGAATCTTCAACCGATGTTTGAGGTTGTGCCAAATAGTGCTGTTGAGAAAGCTTTTGTGGAGATTTATGAGAAAGAGAAACTGAAAGTGTATGAAACGATAAATAAATTGCATGGTAGAATTAACCTTTGTGTTGAAATGTGGTCTTCACATGAGAACATTGAGTATTTGTGTTTGACAGCACATTATATTGATGAGGATTGGAAATTGCAGAAGAAGATTCTGAACTTCGTCACACTTGATTCTTCTCACACTGAAGACATGCTTCCTGAAGTGATTAATAAGTGTGTAATGGATTGGGATGTGGACCATAAGTTGTTTGCCTTGACATTTGATGATTGTTCCACAGATGATGAAATTGTCCTGAGACTTAAAGAACAGATATCTCATAAAAGGCCTCTTTTAAGTAATGGTCAGTTATTTGGTGTGCGATCTGCTGCGCACGTTATAAATTTGATTGTTCTAGAGGCTATGGAAGCATTGAGAGAGGTAATCCAAAAGATTCGAGCAAGTGTCAAATATGTTAGAAGTTCACAAGTAACACAAGGAAAGTTTAATGAGGTCGCCCAACAAGTTGGAATCAGCAGCAAGAAGAACTTGCTTCTTGATCGCCCATTTCAATGGAACTCAACGTATATCATGCTTGAAACGGTCTTGGAATACAGGGGCGCATTTTCTCTCTTGCAAGACCATGATCCTGCCTATGCATCTGCTCTAACTGATACAGAGTGGGAATGGGCCAGTTCTGTCACTGGTTACATGAAACTTTTTGTTGAAATCATAAATGTATTTTCCAGCAACAAATGCCCAACTGCAAATATGTATTTTCCTGAGATTTGTGATGTTCACATCCAATTAATCGAATGGTGCAAGAGTCCAGATAATTGTCTTAGTTCCATGGCATTGAAGATGAAAGCCaagtttgataaatattggAGCAAGTGCAGTTTTGCTTTAGCAGCAGCAGCCATCTTAGATCCTCGATTCAAAATGAAGTTAGTGGAGTATTATTATTCTCTGATTTATGGTAGTGCTGCTTTGGACCGTATCAAGGAAGTTTCTGATGGTATAAGGGAACTTTTCAATGCATACTCTATCTGCTCAACGATGATTGATCAAGATTCAGCTTTGCCTGGTAGCAGCTTACCTAGTACAAGTAATGACACCAGGGACAGACTGAGGGGCTTTGACAAATTTCTTCACAAGACTTCTCTCAGTCAAAATGAAATATCGGACTTGGACAAATATTTGGAGGAACCGGTCTTCCCTCGTAGTTGTGATTTCAACATCTTAAATTGGTGGAAAGTTCATATGCCGATGTACCCCATCTTGTCCATGATGGCACGTGATGTTCTCGGGACTTCCATGTCGACTGTTGCACTGGAGTCaacatttagcactggaggtagAGTGCTTGATGATTGTAGAAGTTCGCTGAATGCAGATACTCTTCAGGCATTGATATGCACACGAGATTGGCTGCGGATTGAATCAAGAG GGTGCCTTTCTCCAATCCAAAAGATAGTGCATGAAGAAAGAACTGAGCTGGGGCCAGTGATCTTGTGGCAAAAAGATCATAGCAATAAAATCACAGGCAACCTCTATCTAGACTGTATATAA
- the LOC121234943 gene encoding zinc finger BED domain-containing protein RICESLEEPER 1-like isoform X2 has product MEISNDLAGKKPKRLTSVVWNHFEKVGKAESCYAICIHCNKKLSGSSNSGTTHLRNHLMRCLKRSSTIDVSQLLAAKRKKDTTISTANVSFDEGQIKDDNIKPRILKFDQDQKKDEIINLGSSKFDQERSQIDLARMIILHGYPLAMVDHVGFKVFVKNLQPMFEVVPNSAVEKAFVEIYEKEKLKVYETINKLHGRINLCVEMWSSHENIEYLCLTAHYIDEDWKLQKKILNFVTLDSSHTEDMLPEVINKCVMDWDVDHKLFALTFDDCSTDDEIVLRLKEQISHKRPLLSNGQLFGVRSAAHVINLIVLEAMEALREVIQKIRASVKYVRSSQVTQGKFNEVAQQVGISSKKNLLLDRPFQWNSTYIMLETVLEYRGAFSLLQDHDPAYASALTDTEWEWASSVTGYMKLFVEIINVFSSNKCPTANMYFPEICDVHIQLIEWCKSPDNCLSSMALKMKAKFDKYWSKCSFALAAAAILDPRFKMKLVEYYYSLIYGSAALDRIKEVSDGIRELFNAYSICSTMIDQDSALPGSSLPSTSNDTRDRLRGFDKFLHKTSLSQNEISDLDKYLEEPVFPRSCDFNILNWWKVHMPMYPILSMMARDVLGTSMSTVALESTFSTGGRVLDDCRSSLNADTLQALICTRDWLRIESRDFNPSSSLSTLPLVIESN; this is encoded by the exons ATGGAAATATCAAACGACTTGGCTGGCAAGAAACCAAAGCGATTGACGTCTGTGGTTTGGAATCATTTTGAGAAGGTTGGAAAGGCCGAAAGTTGTTATGCCATTTGTATACATTGTAACAAGAAACTCAGTGGCTCAAGTAATAGTGGAACAACACATCTGAGAAACCACTTGATGCGATGTCTGAAAAGATCATCCACTATTGACGTTTCTCAACTACTTGCAGCGAAGAGGAAAAAAGATACTACCATTAGCACAGCAAATGTCAGCTTCGATGAAGGGCAGATAAAAGATGACAATATTAAGCCAAGAATTTTGAAGTTTGATCAGGATCAGAAAAAGGATGAAATCATTAACCTTGGGAGTAGTAAGTTTGATCAGGAGAGGAGTCAGATTGATCTTGCTCGCATGATAATATTACATGGTTACCCATTGGCCATGGTTGACCATGTTGGATTTAAAGTATTTGTCAAGAATCTTCAACCGATGTTTGAGGTTGTGCCAAATAGTGCTGTTGAGAAAGCTTTTGTGGAGATTTATGAGAAAGAGAAACTGAAAGTGTATGAAACGATAAATAAATTGCATGGTAGAATTAACCTTTGTGTTGAAATGTGGTCTTCACATGAGAACATTGAGTATTTGTGTTTGACAGCACATTATATTGATGAGGATTGGAAATTGCAGAAGAAGATTCTGAACTTCGTCACACTTGATTCTTCTCACACTGAAGACATGCTTCCTGAAGTGATTAATAAGTGTGTAATGGATTGGGATGTGGACCATAAGTTGTTTGCCTTGACATTTGATGATTGTTCCACAGATGATGAAATTGTCCTGAGACTTAAAGAACAGATATCTCATAAAAGGCCTCTTTTAAGTAATGGTCAGTTATTTGGTGTGCGATCTGCTGCGCACGTTATAAATTTGATTGTTCTAGAGGCTATGGAAGCATTGAGAGAGGTAATCCAAAAGATTCGAGCAAGTGTCAAATATGTTAGAAGTTCACAAGTAACACAAGGAAAGTTTAATGAGGTCGCCCAACAAGTTGGAATCAGCAGCAAGAAGAACTTGCTTCTTGATCGCCCATTTCAATGGAACTCAACGTATATCATGCTTGAAACGGTCTTGGAATACAGGGGCGCATTTTCTCTCTTGCAAGACCATGATCCTGCCTATGCATCTGCTCTAACTGATACAGAGTGGGAATGGGCCAGTTCTGTCACTGGTTACATGAAACTTTTTGTTGAAATCATAAATGTATTTTCCAGCAACAAATGCCCAACTGCAAATATGTATTTTCCTGAGATTTGTGATGTTCACATCCAATTAATCGAATGGTGCAAGAGTCCAGATAATTGTCTTAGTTCCATGGCATTGAAGATGAAAGCCaagtttgataaatattggAGCAAGTGCAGTTTTGCTTTAGCAGCAGCAGCCATCTTAGATCCTCGATTCAAAATGAAGTTAGTGGAGTATTATTATTCTCTGATTTATGGTAGTGCTGCTTTGGACCGTATCAAGGAAGTTTCTGATGGTATAAGGGAACTTTTCAATGCATACTCTATCTGCTCAACGATGATTGATCAAGATTCAGCTTTGCCTGGTAGCAGCTTACCTAGTACAAGTAATGACACCAGGGACAGACTGAGGGGCTTTGACAAATTTCTTCACAAGACTTCTCTCAGTCAAAATGAAATATCGGACTTGGACAAATATTTGGAGGAACCGGTCTTCCCTCGTAGTTGTGATTTCAACATCTTAAATTGGTGGAAAGTTCATATGCCGATGTACCCCATCTTGTCCATGATGGCACGTGATGTTCTCGGGACTTCCATGTCGACTGTTGCACTGGAGTCaacatttagcactggaggtagAGTGCTTGATGATTGTAGAAGTTCGCTGAATGCAGATACTCTTCAGGCATTGATATGCACACGAGATTGGCTGCGGATTGAATCAAGAG ATTTCAATCCATCCTCGAGCCTTTCTACTCTACCCCTTGTCATTGAATCGAATTAA